acactcctggacgaatgagggactacaccgtcttaaaaaAGACAAGAACAACTCCAAAAGGTTTATGGCTCTTTGGTGTAGAGTGGGAATTAGTAGTGTGTGCAGTTACATGTCTGTTTTGATGGCTCCTTTGGGTGTGTGTATTTGGCAGAACCCCCCAGTTGGCATCTCGCCCGGCGTTCCCAGTCTGGCCACACTGCCTTGCTTCATCTCCATCCAaagacaataaacacaaagtgaaGCGAAGACAGGCAGCAGCCCGGTCATGCACACAAGGTTTGACTGCAGAGTGACCTGACGGGCTCTGGAGTGAGTCTAAAGTGCTTGTTTGACATGTGGAGAGCTCAACAGATTCAGGTGTCTCTTATATGATTAGGGTGGGTATGCAGGCAGAGTGAGATGGGAAGAGGAGGGACAGAGCACAGTCATCATTCACACAATCACGAGTAGAGTTTGGAGTCAGGAGAAGAGTTTAAAATTTGCTTCATAACAGCGTTGGTGGTATAGTGGTTAGCATAGCTGCCTTCCAAGCAGTTGacccgggttcgattcccggccaACGCAATGGTTTTTCGTTTTCCAGAGACTCAAAGTTACCCCAGCACAAACTATTCTACCTGCTACTGTCCGGCTGGCTGTACCGCAGCATCTAGTCCCGCACGACCAGGCTCAGTTTCATCCCGCTGGTCGTAAGAGTGTTGAGCTCTCGAGCTCGTTTTCACAACAGTTCGTGTGCTCTGGTCTGAATCGGTTGAGCGGTTTCCCCTTGGTTCGgtttcttttcacacagaaaactCCAAGCGaaccaaaatgcatcactaCAAATCACGTGAGAACATGGGGTCCTGTGTTCTGGACTAGAAACATTGCTATGCAATTTAACACGGAGCGAACCAGAATCCGATTTAACCGGAAAGCGCAGGTGTGAAAACACTCTCACTTTACTAGCACCGTATGATATACATGGATgtcactttatacttctaccaTACTATTATACTTAATGGTACTGCACATATATATTCTGCTGCACTGGCTCCACCTGCTTACCTGTTTCTTATTTCTTACAacctgttaacacacacacacacacacacacacacatatatatatatatatatatatatatgaattacTAGCTGTGTATACCTGCACACATCGCAGTATATATAGGTTatgtaaatttattttaaaaccgTTTACAAGCTGTTCTCCTGCtgcactattttatgtctttatgtctTAGATTGTAATGAATTTTAAATTACGTGACTggttcattgttaatataaacacaATGATTAGCGCAGCTTTAATTATAGGTCACTAAAAACGTTTTAAACAAAttctgcctttttgtttttggtctaaCAGGCCGACTCTAAGaggctttaaaaacatcatAAGAAAGCAATTATACACTTCCAGGTACAATAAGGCCACTATGAAGTCTGTGATGTGTGATTGGAGGAGAGATGGTGGCAGAGACAGTCTGAAGTGAGGAGAATGACTAAAAACAGTGGATGTGGGAGCTGAACAAGAAGTGGAATGAGGAAGACGAGGTGAAGGATGTGACCCGATGGAGGTGGTGGCTCTCTGGTTATCAGCTGGAGGCCTCTGCTTTTCCTTTCACATCAGCACTTTCCACAGGGGTCTCTGCTCCCATTTTCCCATGAAGCACATGGTTCCAGTCAACAGCTAATGAAATAGCATGGTCCCAGGTGACTCTCGACAAGGAAATGGATGTACTTATTTTGGATTACTTTTCCCAGCTTACTAACTTTCAATATAAGAATAAAGATAACTGTAATGTTTAGTCTGTCATATAGCTTTATGAGCTTGCTATATTACATTTCAATAAGGTTACTTTTCATATGCTTAATCCTCATATACATGTGTGCTTTTAATGTTGTTTGTCTGCCTTTTGTCTCtattttgtgttgctgttttaaacTTTTAGCATCAGCCTGCCCAGACACACAACAAAGGAAAATTAGCTTTTTTGGTTGAATCTGGCACATTTACTTCATAAGGATGTCAGTTAATGAGCATTGTccttgataaataaattacattttatttagtaTCAGAATTATAGGGGTCTAAAACTGCACAGGCTACCATTTTTAAGCCTGAAAACTCTCATAAATAGAAAGGAACTAAGAGGCTGGGTGATACCGACAAAGTAAATTTCACAAGGATTATCAGAGCATTTCTTGATATTGACATTGTATGTTATGATATTAACTTAAGTATTTAACATGGTTAAAAGATAAACTTGTGTTTGTACCACTGGatcaaatgcttttattttaggGGTCACTGGAATAATTTCAAAAAAATACACTATAAATAtgttatatgtgtatgtatttaagATTGCATGCTATAACAGATCACCACTTTTAGACTTTTCTTTATTACACAATGACCTCTCGAGGAGGTATATGGGCACAGAACACTCAAAGAGattaaaagacattaaaaaggctcatatttaaatgataaattattgCCACCCTGTGGCTAATCAGATTTCCATGCTGAAGTAAATACAAGATAAACTTTCAAAAACAGTTGTGATGATGTATTTAAAGGGGTTATGGGTCATGTAGGGTCTgtcactaaaacacacacaaacacaggtccTTCACTACGTCCAGCACATACCGCAAGAGAAACCGAGGCACATCTTTGTCTAATGGCTGAAAACAGAGGGAACAACACATTAATTAACTCTCTGTTGTCAAAACATCCTTGCATTAAGCTCCTCTACAGTTTGACTGCACTCTCATTAAGAACTGGGTTGGTGATTAAGACTTAACTTTCCACTAAAGAATTAGgatcacacctcctccacatgtCCTCATCAGACATTACATCAGTTATTGGCACTGGGATGCAATCCAAGAATATCagcataaataattaataataatagactCGTGATAACACAATTTAAGACCTCCAGTGACTGACTTCGATAAATAAGCCTAGCCATCTAACGTCACATTACCGAATTGATAAGAATGCATAAAAGACGTGtcacttttcctaaaatataaattacattaagctctgtctgttttgttttgttctctggACGCACATTCAGTTAGGTCCGGTTTCGCTGAGATGGATAACaccaaccttcatttaaaaatgtgtcaatttAATGCTGTCTTACTTATCTGACAGGATATGGCTCTGACGTACACTCGCTTTAATTCGGTGCATCGTTacaagatcccctccagacatgttttaatgcatgtataaaaacaaaaacaaatactctgTTTGGGATGATAActtgtgtctgatatggttgtcctcatttaaaaaaatccagaataatatgaatatgcaaatattgttaatttcaatggtttaacattttgagaaaagtaGCCTAAATAACTCAGAGGCAAACATATTTAGGAAGATATTCAGGATTAGTCGTATCTCAGCATGATTTCTGCTTCACTCACCCTCCAGTCTCGGCTCCTGAATCCACGCAGTCATCTTCTGCTGAGGTTTTCTCCATCTCAAAGGGTCGGCTGAACAGCAGTTAGCTGCATTGTTTCAAAGTCCCGAGGTAACGAATAAAACGGGGCATCCAAAAACACGGTACGGCTGAGTTACATGAACGAGCAGAGAGTTTTGTATGATCCGGTTTCTAACTCCTGAGCTGGGCTGTCTGATTAACTAGTTGGAGCAACAGGCGACTGACTTTGGTTTCTCTGAGTCAGCTGGGCTCTGGGATGATGCCTTATGGAGCCGTCGGAAATCTGAGAACTACAAGTGGTGCGCACATGGGCGAGAGTTGTAAATCAGCATGTGGGGGGTTGatttggattttaaaataaaaatactcacgATAAGTCAAAATTAATGGATTCtaagtcataattatgagataataagtcaaaatgttggtTTGTAAATCAATAATTATGATGTAGTTAGTCAAACCTTTGACTATCTTAAATTGACTTTCTAAGtcataattttatattattactatgATAAAATAAGTAATTCAAAATtatgaaatcattaaaaaatgaTGAGATTGTAAAATAAGATTACTATTTCATAATGTTGACAAGACTTTTACCTATTATCCCACAATTTTGACTTCCTTTGTCAGTCAAAAAACGTCACAGTTTTGACTTATTAGCTTAGAATTTTGACTTAAGATgagtatttttctttattttggcattttacaattacatctatttttttttattccagaaATGGGCTTCCACAGAGATGAGAAGTAAATATTAAagagttatttattttatgcattCTGTAAATCTGACCTAAAGCCAAAGAATAGCCTAGGTCTACTGTACTGGTTAGAATAAAAATTGGTTCCCTTGTGTGTAAATAAATGgtaattataaaacaaaaaaagaaacaactctGCCATCCCAAAATGTATGCTACAAAGCAAGTGTGCTGCTTTGGCTCCATCAACAGGGTGAATGAGGTAAGGCAGGCAAAGAAGAGTCATCAAATGCCGTTTCTGTTCATGAATTAACCTCACACCTGCTGGAAGACCCACCTTGTAAAAAGAACTATGGTTTTCCGATCAAATTAGATTAAATTGGATTAATAGCATACCTTTGAGAGATAGCCATAATttgttaaacagaaaaatgaccGAATATATTATGTAAATACTATTAGCATGCTTATAATGTCGTACAATGTGTGTGACTTGGTTAAACATTACATCCTGTGTAAAATGATGTGCTGGAAGTGAACACCAGTGATAGAAATAAAAGATAATGAATTAATATGATGGATGAAATGATATCATTGGTATATTATAGTGATCATAGACTAAACTAATATAGTATAACGTTGATTTTGTAGTTCTTAGAAGATTAATGGAAATTCACTTTTGCACGTTGTGCACATTGTTATTACACTTGACAGCTGTGGCTGAGcattgaagaagaagaaaaaagctgACAATGAATTCTTCAGATGagacttttttaaattattattattagtagtaggctaatagtagtagtggtggtagtagtagaagtagtagtagtgttagtagtagtaatagtaatagtattagtggtagtagtagtagtagtagtagtgttagtagtagtagtagtagtgttagtagtagtaatagtagaagtagtagtagtagtgttagtagtagtagtgttagCAATAGTAGTGTTAGTTGTAGTAATAGTACGAGtggtagtagtagaagtagtgtTAGTAATAGTAGTGTTAGTTGTAGTAATAGTattagtggtagtagtagtgttagtgttagtagtagtagtggtagtagtagaagtagtagtggtgttagtagtagtagaagtagtgtTAGTTGTAGTAATAGTAGGCTACTAGTGGTAGTGGTAGAAGTagtgttagtagtagtagtagtagtaatagtactAGTGGTAGTAGTATAAGTAGTATTAATGGTGGTAGTAATAGTagtgttagtagtagtagtagaagtagtgttagtagtagtagtagaagtagtgttagtagtagtagtagtagaagtagtagtagtaatagtactagtggtagtagtagaagtagtgttagtagtagtagtggtagtactAATAGTACTAGTGGTATAAGTAGTGTCAGTAATAGTAGTGTTGGTAGTgttagtagtggtagtagtgttagtagtagtagtagaagtagtagtagtgctGGTTCAGGATGTATGCTTTGTGTTTATCtttcttattttaaatatttaagcaAAATGTTTAGTAGAAGATTTACCACAGATGTATAAAGAGAAGGGAGCGACAACAACGTGACGATGGAAATGATGACATCATATCCACGCGCCACCACCCGTTCTGCGTCAATCCCCTCCCTACTGTGCTGCGATTGGCTTGATTGTTACTTGGACACGTCGAAGAAACaagctagccaatcacagcacaatAGGGCGGAACATGACGCAAAAcgggtgggggaaaaaataacgCTTCACGAGCACGTTGATGTTTATGAATTAGCTGCAGACGGCTCATTATCGGCATCATCCGGACAGTTTGACTCCGATCAGAAATGTCTGTAACCGAGATGTTCAGTTATATTCAGGGATTCCTGAGCGCCGACCAGGACGTCAGAGAGGTATGAATGAACAGCCCGCATACAGCTGCTATCAGCAGTAGCTCTCAGagacagttagttagttagctagctagcagctaacCAGAACCGAAATCTTGTCAGCACACATTAAACATTCACCCCATAAACTGTACTGTAATGGCAGATGTCCTGCTTATTAGGCAAAAGCGCGTCCAATGATTGACTACGATTGCTAGCTGTCATTTTATTCAGGTTGACAAGAATGCATACTAAGCGTGTCACTcctaaaatataaattacattagGTTCTGCTGTCTATCTGTTTTGTTCTACACACGTTAAGTTACGCCCGGTTTCGCTGAGATGAGTAACACCAaacttcattatttattttttaattgtcgAATTAATGCTGTCTTGCTTATCTGACTAGGTGTAGCTCTTGTAGCGTAATTTGTTACCGTAAACGTATACTCGCTTTAATTCGGCACATTCAGACATGTTTGAGGGTTTTTTGgcatcaaaaaaagaaagaagaaaaaatgtaaaggaATTACATTGCATTGACTTATTGACTTATTGCATTAATTTGGACATTATAGAGAAGGTGCCCATGATCCATAAAAAATGGGTGAGTTCTCTGTGGATTGTACCTACCTTATGTTTATTTGTTAGGGGGTTGGGTATGTAAATCTGTTAATAGAAGAGATGTTTTGTTATAGTAAGAAAACACTTAACACACTCAATGGCTTTGTTGCAGGATATCCGTAAAGTGGTCCAGACACTGGAGCAGACCGCCAGGGAAATACTAACAGTACTCCAAAGTGTCCACCAACCATCTGGATTCAAAGAAAGTGAGTGTTTGACACAGTATGCACTGTTTTGACTGATAGTGAATGATGTTTGTCTCTTTAAATTAGactttttaatctttttcctttctcccaTTAGTTCCCAGTAAATGTGCAAAGGCACGGGAGTTGTTCAGCACAGTCAGGACACAAATTGCAGACCTCAAAACAAAATTTCCTGTGGAGCAGTATTACAGGTAGGAGCCACTTTTCACAATAGTTGCAGTTTGCAGCTCTTGCAACCATTCAatacacactttgatgtgtgatTGGAAGGGTTGTCAATCGAAAGAATACTATATAGTTCATACATGCAAAGGTACTCTGCAGAAATACACAGATAATACTTTTGTGTGCCCAGCTCACAAAGCAGATTAAATCTGTACCATCTACTTTGGCAACTCTTTCCTCTGGTTACAATTTTCTCGTTTAAACTCACTCTCAAATTGTCAGGCTGTAGCTTTTATCATGGTATCACCGAAAGTCGTATCTTAGTCATCAGCACCTATAACTAAAAGCTAAACACTAATCaaaagtatttttgtgtgaGAAGTGATATACTCTTAAGtaaatttgattttattcaGGAAAGTACAAAACATTGGGAAGCCCTTTGATAACAGTCACTTGATCAACagactgttctttttttatatatttttaattgtctCGTTTTAATGTACCCAGAACTCCGTGGAGAGCAGAATTGACACTGAGTGGATTGGCCttgcaatataaaataaagtgttttatcTCTCATTCTCTGACCTGTTTGATCCCACTTTAGGTTCCATGAACATTGGCGGTTTGTCCTGCAGCGCTTGGCTTTCTTATCCGCCTTTGTTGTCTACCTGGAGACTGAAACTCTTGTGATTCGAGAGGAAGTGGCCCAGATACTCGGCAGTAGGTACCAGTTTGTGTCTCAATGTGTAACTGCTACTTAGGAATGCAgctttactttctttctttttttctctgcccTTTTCACCCTACAGTTGAGGTGGTGCGAGAGAAAGGCTTTCACCTGGATGTAGAGGACTACCTGGCAGGTGTGCTGATCATGGCTAGTGAACTGGTGAGTCTATTGCTGATTGCTCTGGTGTTACATCAACAATATACTCAGGCTAGAACAATGATTGTACCTCAGTTGCCTATCAATATAGAATCATACATCAGGGTTCCTCTGTGTCCTGGAATTCTTTAAGGGCCCCTATACACAGCCGATATGACAAACGTCTACAAATTAACCAATCGGAAGATGGCATGAATATACTGTCCAACCTGAGCCTGCAAGCCTTTCTGTTatcttaaaaaatatttcttgaTAAGCAACAGAACCTTGTACATGTAAGCTGAGCTGACTTTGTGTTTAATTCGGGCTGTTGTTTC
This Siniperca chuatsi isolate FFG_IHB_CAS linkage group LG12, ASM2008510v1, whole genome shotgun sequence DNA region includes the following protein-coding sequences:
- the tsn gene encoding translin yields the protein MSVTEMFSYIQGFLSADQDVREDIRKVVQTLEQTAREILTVLQSVHQPSGFKEIPSKCAKARELFSTVRTQIADLKTKFPVEQYYRFHEHWRFVLQRLAFLSAFVVYLETETLVIREEVAQILGIEVVREKGFHLDVEDYLAGVLIMASELSRLAVNSVTAGDYTRPLRISNFINELDSGFRLLNLKNDPLRKRYDGLKYDVKKIEEVVYDLSIRGLAKDPESGVDK